A region of the Oscillospiraceae bacterium genome:
CATAAAATAGTCCTGAATATAGCCGTCGATTTGTACTTCAATGCCCGGAACTTGCGTTTTTGATTCTGGAAGTGGCAATTCAAGATCGTCAAAGGTTAGAATTAAATCCTGTGTCTCCGGAGAGATGATATACAACGCATAATATTCGCAGTCCTCTTCGCGCAGCGATTCGATCGGAATGATCGCATAGTTCGCATTGTTATCATCATAATATGTGACGTTATCACGCTTAAGGCCGATATCAAGATATTGATAATCCTCACCGGAATATTTTTGCCTCACTTCGTACAGTTGGCAGTCGGTGTTCTCAGCGGGAGGTATTCTTTCAACGGATGTAACCTGATAATTGTCGATGCCGTACGAATGAGAACTATAGTCACCTTTATTTGTTTGCCAGAAAGAAATTTCGCAAGCGTTCAGGTCAAGGGTATTATCGGTCACAAGCGTTTTGCCGGTTTCGGTCAGTCCTCTGATCGAGAAGATATAGGCCGTGGTGTATTCGTCGGCGACGGATTCGTGCAGGGTCAAAATCACGTCTTCGTTCTGTACACTGGTGCCGATGGTGATGCCGTAGGGCGTCAGGGTTTCGACTTGATCGCCGTAAAGCGCATGGAAATAAGACAGTCCGCCGATGGCCGCTGCCGAAATCACAAGCAACGATGCCAAAATCAGACTGACGGCCGCCGAGACGGAGAGTTTGCCGCGGACACGTTTCTGCGGATGGGAAACAGCGGATTGAATTTTGTTTTTAACCCGATATTTTGCGCTCTGCGAGAGGGTCACGCGCTCCAGCGCGGTTTCGATTTTTTGATCAATGGAGTTCATATCGTCGCATCCTTTCATAAGGCCGAAGGGCAAATGTGAATTAGTCGGAATGGGTCTTTTGCGGTTCGGTGAGCAGCGGATTAGCGGCCGTCGGAACAGGCGCTTCTTCTCCGAGCATTTTGCGCAGCATCTCGCGCCCGCGGCTGAGCCGCGCATATAATGCCGAGGGGCTGATTCCGAGGATTTTTGCCGTCTCGTCGCCGCTGTAGCCCATCTGGTAATAAAGCGACAGGGCTTCGCGGTATTTGACCGGAAGTTCCAATAAGATTGCAAGGGTGTCGTTTTCCTCATCGGGTGCTTGGACGAAATCCAGCGTTTCACTGTCGGCGCGTTTTTTGCGCCACCAATGGGATAAGGAGTCCTTACAGAGGTTTTTGGCCGTGACGATCAGCCACGCTTTGAGGTGTTCGTCGCTTTCGAAGGCCTTTTTACTCTCCATCAACCGTACGAAGGTGTCCGCGGTCGCATCTTCCGCATCGGATTGATTTTTGAGATAGACGAAACACACCCGGTAGATCATAGCCGAGTAGGTTTCAAACACCTGCTCAATTTCCGTGAACTCGGTCGGCATCAACTCACCTCCAACCTCAATACGAATCAACGAAGGATTTTCTGACAAAAATATAAAAA
Encoded here:
- a CDS encoding sigma-70 family RNA polymerase sigma factor; amino-acid sequence: MPTEFTEIEQVFETYSAMIYRVCFVYLKNQSDAEDATADTFVRLMESKKAFESDEHLKAWLIVTAKNLCKDSLSHWWRKKRADSETLDFVQAPDEENDTLAILLELPVKYREALSLYYQMGYSGDETAKILGISPSALYARLSRGREMLRKMLGEEAPVPTAANPLLTEPQKTHSD